The following proteins are encoded in a genomic region of Archocentrus centrarchus isolate MPI-CPG fArcCen1 unplaced genomic scaffold, fArcCen1 scaffold_24_ctg1, whole genome shotgun sequence:
- the LOC115775654 gene encoding uncharacterized protein LOC115775654: MKAASVSLLLGVCVLLLSALTVSAVSLSVSPNLQQFFRGSSSSVSLSCVDDGQTVGGWTVKRTRGGLAEDCGAAAGFVSVTESSCVLDLSFSSGGNFSCVNLSGQQSDEVSISVSDDSLILEIPALPVRTGSDITLHCRQKNGDTVAAYFFFNGSVLGSGKSEHTITNIQQSDEGLYSCSTDTLGSSPQSFLRVRGPLPPHVQSTTACTSPGISACPSSPTALPPPLFSSSIIPVVAGLVSVVLLVLVGVLIFCRKLKDVTYAEVTTTQRGPAEVTYGQVVFNNKKEAGRRTEQSADGAVVYSSVRAGPAEVTYGQVVFNKKKKAGRMTEQSADGDVVYSSVRAGN; this comes from the exons ATGAAGGCTGCATCTGTTTCTCTGCTCCTTG gtgtgtgtgtgctgctgctgtctgcactgactgtttctgcag tctctctgtctgtcagtccaaacCTTCAGCAGTTCTTCAGAGGATCTTCTTCTTCAGTGTCTCTGAGTTGTGTTGATGATGGACAGACAGTTGGTGGATGGACAGTGAAGAGGACCAGAGGAGGACTCGCTGAGGACTGtggagcagctgcaggtttCGTGTCAGTTACTGAATCCTCCTGTGTTCTGGATCTCTCCTTTTCCTCTGGTGGAAATTTCTCCTGTGTAAACCTTTCTGGACAGCAGAGCGATGAAGTCTCCATCAGTGTTTCAG ATGATTCTCTTATCCTGGAGATTCCTGCACTTCCTGTgaggacaggaagtgacatcacccTGCATTGCAGACAAAAGAATGGTGACACAGTCGcagcttatttcttttttaatggaaGTGTTCTTGGATCTGGTAAATCAGAGCACACCATCACTAACATCCAGCAGTCTGATGAAGGTCTCTACTCATGTTCCACTGATACATTGGGATCATCTCCTCAGAGCTTTctgagggtcagaggtc ctcttcctcctcatgTACAGAGCACCACAGCCTGCACCTCTCCTGGTATTTCTGCTTGTCCCTCCTCTCCCAcagccctccctcctcctcttttctcctcctccatcattCCAGTTGTAGCAGGTCTGGTTTCTgtggttcttctggttctggttgGAGTTCTGATCTTCTGCAGGAAACTAAAAG ATGTGACTTATGCTGAAGTCACCACCACACAGAGAG GTCCTGCTGAGGTCACCTATGGTCAGGTGGTCTTCAACAATAAGAAGGAAGCTGGCAGGAGGACAG AGCAGTCAGCTGATGGGGCTGTTGTGTATTCCTCAGTGAGAGCAG GTCCTGCTGAGGTCACCTATGGTCAGGTGGTCttcaacaaaaagaagaaagctggcAGGATGACAG